The Macadamia integrifolia cultivar HAES 741 chromosome 3, SCU_Mint_v3, whole genome shotgun sequence genome segment TTCTTGAAGGAATTTTCCACATCTTCAAGGGTTTAGAAACATAATGTTTGAAGTGCCCAAGAAGTTTTAGAACCGAATTTGAATGGCAGTTGGACTAAAATGATAAATTCTGAAATTCTAAGTGTCTGCAGTTAGCCCAGACACACTTTACTAAAATGGTCATAACTTCTAGAAAATTGCAAATGAggcaccatttttttttgttggacaaTAGACTTTTAGACCTTTCCATCCATATATGGCATGACTTCTAGTTCCTCCTGAGTTGGTACAGGTGTCGCCATAAAGTTACCCCAAAATCCTGGACTGTAActtttatttctagtttctatcCTTTGGCTTAGGCTTGTGGGTTTATTGGGCTGGgttgttggcccatttgaatGCTCCTACATCATTTTGTATCCtgactggtttttttttttggtgagagaATTAATTTTATTCACTTTAGTCCATCATATTCCTAAACAATACATCATGTTTTGGGGCCTACCTACCCCaccccacaaaaaaataaaaataaaaacctttgTAAAGAAGTATTCCAAATTAACGAAAACACAAAAGTATATTTCTGAGTCAGAAATACTAATTTGGAACAGAAATGTTGTCATACAAAATCAGCCTTAGTGGCTGATTTTGTTGAGATGGAGAAGCTTCCTTCATGTCTTATCTTGAACCGACATATTACATTAGATTATGGAATTATTTTTTGCAATATACATTTCTTATTAATAGGTTATGTGAAAAAGCTTTCTGTATACCTTCTTATAACCTATAATGACAGATTTATTATATTGATGTATCTTCAGTAAAAACCACTTCCAAGTCCTTTTATCCCTGCCATATCTGGTGCTTGGCATTTGTATTGCCACACTCTTTATCTGTGGAGCATACCATATTTAaactttttattaattttttccattattttttttcttgggattCCAGTgttaaatataatatatttgcTTTCCCCTTTTCCTATCAACTGTTTAGGTTTTGCCTAATATCAGAGCAGCAACAGTGAACGATTCTATGACAAACAATAGAGaatttattgatatttttttcctcATAGAAAGAAGTTCTGAGGATAAGAGTGGTTCGATATTCATTAGCTTAGCTTTGTCTCTGCTTCTGGGATTGGATTCTTCTACATGAAGTGGAAGAGCCCTTAGAGGATCACAGAAATCATGTTCTATTTTCTGAGGCGAAGTTGAAGTGAGCAGAGGGCCACTTATGGATCCCTGTATACCCATTTCATGGGATCCTTGTTGAAGTTTACATGCTTGTGGAATATCTTGTTCCTGCTATTTCTTATGTTCTAGGTAATGTTCTCTTCCTCTCAGTTTAAAACTATTAATCAATTTATCCTTGAAATTATATAATATAAGAAGTTGTTGAAGCATTTTAATATTCTTGAAATAACAGAATAAGGATCATGTCCTCTGTTTAACTGAATATAGGGATGACAAGTAACTGTTATCAAAGATTGTCATATAGCAATAACAATTGAAGAACTTATCGAGAGGCTAAATTATTTTGTTCCTATATTGTTTTGATCTcagattttcttattttgttttgcacATATCTATGTAGCCGACTGCATCTAGTTGGGAAGAAGACTAAGTTTTTTTGTCATTGTTGTATCAACAGGCTAGATCATAAGATTAAAAAATTTCCGGCATGGCCAATGTGTCGATCATGTTTTTCGCAGCTTCACAGTGGGAAGATTTTCTCGTGATGTTTAAACCAGTGATAAAAGGCAAAATTTAGTCAATCCTTGGATCTGCTGTTGGATCTCATGCTAGGATGCAGCTTCTTGATCTTGGAGTGATCATTTGGATGTTAATTGGAGCAGACAAAGTTCATGCTTTTACAGACATAAGAAAATGTTAGAATCATGTTCCATCTAACATGGTTAGTTTGCTGTAAAGATATTCAGATCAATGCAGATGCAATCATTATGGCTCCAATTTAATATTtggaaatgtttttttttttattattattattttatccatGAAATGATTAATCACCCTCAAGGATTATCGCCTGGACACAAAAGTCATTAGAATCAGGCATCGAGAACCGTTGGATCATTATCTGGACACGTGGCAATCACCCAAGTAGTTATGAGTTAAACCTAAGTCAGAGAAGCCGGATCCCAATTATGGTGCCATGTGGAAGGATGTTTAGTTAAATCCAATCATTAAATAGGAATAGCTTAGCTTAGAGATGCGTGGATTATCCTTCCCATGGATTGCATGCCTCTCGCCCTCTCTACTTTGATTGAAACTATGCCACATGTCAAAACAAAGAATTGTGCCCGCACACCCCGTGCTATAGAAGAGCTAAATTCTATCCTTTCACTTGTAGCACAATCCTCAAGTTTGCCACATAAAAAATTCCCCAAAACTAAATATTTTGTGAAAAATATATGCGCCGACATCTTCTTATGTGATCAATCCTATGTCATTGGCCGTGGTGTGATTTGAGttgatttcgattttgattcGGTTCAAGATATAATAAGTGCCGTTTTCAAATCAGAGTCGAACCGTCacaattgattttgattttgtaagCCATTGTTTGTAGGTTCATAATCAGCCAAACttctccaaaaccaaatcaaaacaatCGGGTCGGTTCTATATGTCCgtttcaattctaaattgacattGAGGAGGGGAATATATGTCCGTTTCAATTTTACCATCCGGATCTCGTTTGCCCGATAGCCCAAATCCGCACCAAATCGATTGATCAGTTTTCGCGCCAAAATGAGTGGTGGGGAATCAAAACCCCAATGAACAGGAGAAGTAGCCGAAAACCCTAGGCCCTCTTTGATGGCGCCTTCTGCAACTCCCGATTCTCCACCCTCAACCCCAAACCCTGACATTGAGGAGGAGAACTCTTTGCAACCATTCTTCGTTCTTCACAAAGCAATACCTCAAAAATCCGAGAGAAAAGCTTCAGGTCCGGGAAAAACCAGAAGGAAGATTGATCTCTCTCCAACATCCCCTAAATCCGCCAAGAAATCGAAGGTCGAGGCaatcgaagaagaagatgatgatcatCACTACGAGAAGTTGCGCATTGAAGCTTTTGATCTCATATGGTCAAGAATCGAGACTACCATCAAGGACGTTCTGAGGGAGATTAACGTCAACGTGTTCGATGATATACACCACTGGGTTCGTCAATGCTTTTCAACTATTAGGTCCTCTGGAACTCCTGGTGTCTCTGAAATTACACGTTCGTACCCTCTGTTCACTGATCTCACTTGCAGACAGATCTTCACTGGCTTGGTATTCACAAAGAATGTGGAGTTTGTTGATGATCTGCTGACGTTTCAAGAGCTTGGTGAACATCTGAAATCTTGTGGATGCCATGTGTGTAACCTTTCATCCCTCGACTTCTCGATCAAGAATGGACTCGGTGGCTGCCTTAGAAGTCTATTGAGACAATTGGTAATGGTTACCCCTGACGCAGCTGATATAGCCATCTTAGCATCTTGGTATAGTGAAGAGGGAAACTGTAGTAATCCTTTGGTTGTGATAATTGATGAAATGGAGCGATGTAGTGGGTCGGTCTTGGCTGAGTTCATCATGTTGTTGAGTGAATGGGTGATTAAGATTCCAGTCATCTTCATAATGGGAGTCACAACAACTGTTGATGCCCCAAGAAATCTGCTTCCATCTAATGCACTGCAAAAATTGTGCCCTTGTAAGTTTACATTAGGATCCCCAGCTGAAAGAATGGATGCAATTGTTGATGCAATTCTCTTGAAATCATGTTTTGGATTTACTGTTGGGTACAAGGTCGCGAATTTCTTGAGAAACTACTTCTTGAAGCAGGACGGGACGGTGACTTCTTTTGTTAGGGCTTTAAAGATTGCATGTGCTAAACATTTCTTGGAGGAACCTTTGAGTTTCATGGCCAGTGGATTGCTTGAAGATGACAGTCAAAGTTTCTGGAAGGAGAAATGTGTACATTTGCCTGAAAGGATGCTCAAATGTGCATTTAATCTTCCATCTTGCGAAAAGAATAAATTGGCTGAAGAGACTGGTGAGAACTTGGCCAATGGTTTGTCAGATTTGAAGAACTCTGTTAACAACTGGACTTCAGTGCTCCTGTGCTTATATGAAGCTGGTAAGTTCCAGAACATGCAACTGTTAGATATCTTCTGTGAGGCTCTTGATCCAGCTTTATACAAGTTAAATGCTTTAGATAATAAGGTAGAAATAGGAAGTGATTCTGCAAAACCTTCCTCAGCAGATCATTGTCTGCTAGATGGACAATCGTCTGGCCCACGGAAGGGAAGTTTCATTTTTCAGGCAGTACGCAGAGTAAAGGATCTTCCATTAGTGTCACTGTCTCAACTTTTTAAGACTTGGAGAAAATACAGTGAGGGAATTACTGAATTCTGTGAAAAAGTGAAAGAGCTTCAGTCCATGTTGAGACATGAGGATAATGGCAAGAGTTTGAAACGAGATGCAGGAGATACACTCAAGAGGCCATCACGGAGTGCTTTGAATACGGAGGACATGAAGAAAGTGAATCACAAAGTGGCTATATTGATGCAGCATATGGTTAGGAAATATCTAAAGCCAATCGAGTGTGTCCCTTTTCATGAGATTATTTGCTTTAAGCACATTGACATACTGCAATCAGCTCTAATTGGAGATCCTAGGAGAAAGATACAATTCAATCTTCTAAATTCGCGCAACTATCTTCAATGTAATTGTTGCAACAAGAGTGGGAGTGCCCTCGTGCCATCTATGCATGATACGTCAATAATGTATACTTTGGCTCAAGAGCATGGTGATCTTATCAATCTCCATGACTGGTATCAATCTTTTAAAACCATTGTCCTTCAACCCAGTAAGAAAGGAAAGCAGAAAGTGAAGCAGTCACCATCATCTAAGAAAGGGAAGTTTACGAACGACTCTCAAGACACTAGTGAAGCCTCAATTCAAGCACGTTTCTGCAGGGCACTGACAGAACTCCAGATTACTGGACTGTTTCGTATGCCAAGCAAGAGACGGCGTGATTTTGTGCAGAGGGTTGCCTTTGGACTCTAGTGACCATAGTCTTCCAATATGTTTGCTCTGTCAAATTTGTGTTACTCTTGTGATGTGTGTGTATGGGGCGCCTCATTACATTGGTCATGTCATTATTTCCCTTCAGAACTGTAATTTATGTAGGGGAGAAGATTTTATgaagaaatttcatattttcaaagatGAGATCcagtttgttttcttttgacttGTGCTTGACATCGACATTTTCATGAGAAAATGGATAAGATGACTTCAAGAAACAGATTAAATTTACCATCTTGGCAGGGCATTTGCACACAGCAGATTCCTTACCCGATGATTTAGTGAGGGCTGGGGTGAACAGGGGTGATTTGTTAGTTTGCACTTAAGCTCATCTTGTTAATGTTGTACACTGCAGTATCTATCTTTTCATTCACAATAAAATTTCCTGTCATTTATCAAAGAcaagaaaaaatatatcaaatagACCATTCAAGTTAAACAAGCCACAACAGAGCACTCTTTATGAACCACTGCAGGAACTGTAGTTGAGGCAATTGAAGGAAACTTTCACATCCTGATCTCCCAGACCCTTGGAATCAAGCAATAAGCCATTGGCATGGAGATAGCAACCACTAATTCATCAACCTAAGTTCTCAATTGCTTCTCCGTGAAAAAGGCAGCCTTCAACATTGACAAATAATAGCTGCATGCATCAAGGAGATATGATCAGAAACATTAACAAAATCAACTGACTCTATTCAGAGCTTGAATTTGGAGCTGGGACATGGCTAGTTTGTTGATTTAAATATGGTGATATCTAATTCCAAACTAGCCAATGCAACAGTTATAATATATTGCTAGCTAACCACATGATATACTGCCTAGTTCTCAAAGCTGACCATTGACTTGCATTGAGTGGGTGTGTCAATGAAAAACCTTAGAAAGTCGAGCAAGAGTTCGCAAAAAAGTATATGCACATGCTAACCATGCTAAAAATGTTGGCTGGACAACATTTAGGTTAATATTGAGTTGGACACACTCCAGTATAACTTATAGTTGAATGCATTGTCTATCTCTGTGGAAAAAGATATGGGTTTTACGGATACTGCTCATCTCCTCCTCCCAACCATCGGCACAAAGAGCACAGACAAAGACAAAGAAGCCCCAGCTTTTATGTTCATTCTCTTCTGCAAATTATATATCTGCACCATTTGAGGCTCTTAAGACCAGACAATTAGTtgtatagggtttaggttacAAACATTCCAGATTGGATATTTTCTTGTTCACTTTCTTATTTCCATTTCAGCTCATTGTTGTCATGGTAACAAGGCAAGCCATGGTGATAGCCCGGCGCTCAAGGCAAGTGACAGATGTGGACAACAATATCCCATTCCAGGTAGGTATGCCAGTGAACAAAATGTTTTCATCTTCCCCCCACTAACCTCATTGTTATCCcctttcatttcttcctcttcttctctttccccctttttcctcctttttccattGGATCTGCTCTGGCATTCTCTCGCCTTGGGCATCCCATAGTGCCTTTTCACCTAGGTGTTGCTTAAACTATGCAAAGTTCAGACAGTACAATCTAGAATTATGGATCATGTTGAACTGAGGAATACGCCGTATTTGAGATAGTAGAGTTAGTGACTCGATCTGAATGTGTGATTCTTCATTTCAATACAGACAGTAACATCCATAAGCGATATAATGTGTGAGACCACACATCGGAATGTGAAAAAGAAAGCTTGTCCTAGAGAATATCAGCTCATGGATGATAGAATCAAGTGATTCCTTAATCAAATCTGACTGGTTGGAGCCACATCCATGCCTTATGTGTGTTGTGGCCCAATTTTTAAGCACAGGATACTGGTCGCCTAACCATGTATAGGCATCCATGGTCATTGTAGGTCGTCATGATCCATAGTTAGCTTTGATCCATATTGCTGCTTTTCTTAGTATTGATGAGCCATCATGGGATCAAACCATGCCATGAAACCGCTGAGTCAATGGAGGAGTTTCACAAAGTGTGCTTAGAGGGGTTAATTCTGGAACATGTTCCTAGTATTTTATCTGCATAAAAAGAGAGGCCAAGAAGCAAATagatcagagaaagaaactgTTAAAAAACCAGGATATGTAACCAGTAACTGCAATAGGGGAGagacctagagagagagagagagagagagcgagagagagagagagagcatcccACTAGATTAGCTAGCTCCCTCTATCATATATTTATAACAACCAAAAACCTTAAGATTGCATAGAATCCTTGCTAAAATAGAAAGTGAACTCCTATTCTAACTAGGAAAGACAATCTAGCTAATTATGAAAGCAAAACATAAAGGAAATAAAGATATAGAATAAATCAACTATAACCCCAATCATGGCAACATCTACTACATTACCCTAGGGACAATAATACCCATGCGGTACACTTAACAACTTAATTAACActcctcaagctggagtataccAAAAGACTCCAACTTGGACAACAGAAAAATAGATATTAAAAGCAGCACTGTCTTGAATATTTATCGCAGTATAGACACCAGTGAGCACAAAGAGAACTGCAATCAATCATCATAAATTCAGTAGCAATATCAGCTCAAGCACATCAATCATCAGTAACAATAGTAGATAAAAATCTCACGCCGAATAAATCCAGCATAACCATCAACAACGAACAAGATAAGGGGCAGAGAATACTAATCACAATCCAAAATATCATAGCCACAACAACTTCATAAGTTTTCTGAGGAAGGCAAGTAGCAAGTAGTAATCTTCTCAATGAAGACAGATAAAAATGCAGTATGCAACAACTACATCATAAACCCTTCTTAAGGAAAGGACTCCAACAACAGGGTAACAATGACGTGATTAGGAAAGATCACAAGAATAGTAATTTAATTAGTAAAGATCAAACTCATTCCTGAACCCTAAATAGATCTCTCAGATATAATTGTAGCATAAGGTTGCTATGAACCAAATAATAGCATCAAGTTGTTGGGGACTAAATAACAACATCAGGTTACTGGGGATCCCACATGAATGATTTGAAAACAGGAATCATGGCTGCAAATTCCATCAATTATTCTTGCCCAGTGGTGGCTTTGAAGTATTTAGGTCTAAGTTGATTATGGTGTTTTGACTGAAGAAATAGTGAATGGTATATGCACCATTTGTTAAACCATGCCTCGTAGCAAATGTTCCAACCTTACCCTTTTCCTTATTCCCTTTCTTTATCAAACTTTGGGGTTCTATATCATGTGCTTTTGAACATAGTTCTTCAAAAATATTGATTGTTCGAGAAGCAAAGATGTGAGACAACTCA includes the following:
- the LOC122073078 gene encoding origin of replication complex subunit 3, producing MAPSATPDSPPSTPNPDIEEENSLQPFFVLHKAIPQKSERKASGPGKTRRKIDLSPTSPKSAKKSKVEAIEEEDDDHHYEKLRIEAFDLIWSRIETTIKDVLREINVNVFDDIHHWVRQCFSTIRSSGTPGVSEITRSYPLFTDLTCRQIFTGLVFTKNVEFVDDLLTFQELGEHLKSCGCHVCNLSSLDFSIKNGLGGCLRSLLRQLVMVTPDAADIAILASWYSEEGNCSNPLVVIIDEMERCSGSVLAEFIMLLSEWVIKIPVIFIMGVTTTVDAPRNLLPSNALQKLCPCKFTLGSPAERMDAIVDAILLKSCFGFTVGYKVANFLRNYFLKQDGTVTSFVRALKIACAKHFLEEPLSFMASGLLEDDSQSFWKEKCVHLPERMLKCAFNLPSCEKNKLAEETGENLANGLSDLKNSVNNWTSVLLCLYEAGKFQNMQLLDIFCEALDPALYKLNALDNKVEIGSDSAKPSSADHCLLDGQSSGPRKGSFIFQAVRRVKDLPLVSLSQLFKTWRKYSEGITEFCEKVKELQSMLRHEDNGKSLKRDAGDTLKRPSRSALNTEDMKKVNHKVAILMQHMVRKYLKPIECVPFHEIICFKHIDILQSALIGDPRRKIQFNLLNSRNYLQCNCCNKSGSALVPSMHDTSIMYTLAQEHGDLINLHDWYQSFKTIVLQPSKKGKQKVKQSPSSKKGKFTNDSQDTSEASIQARFCRALTELQITGLFRMPSKRRRDFVQRVAFGL